From Xiphophorus hellerii strain 12219 chromosome 9, Xiphophorus_hellerii-4.1, whole genome shotgun sequence, a single genomic window includes:
- the cist1 gene encoding putative LOC729966 homolog isoform X2: MPAAMHLTVLLSLLTATACEQTWSTVSSTVTATSASHATQSLATSSTVKTSTVTPQLQTTTQMTTSLTSASPQTATAEKTGPSSAPLNTTTSQTSNQTVTQSQTTSQTSSQTSNHTVTQSQTVPLTSESLNVTAGTSGNQTSSDLSGNKENYNLAENPGLVAVICIFTIVFGLLLVVMMVKCVKSSRSDFERLEDVPMGKVNEASPFAQYTK, translated from the exons ATGCCGGCAGCGATGCACCTCACTGTCCTGCTTTCCCTGCTCACAGCGACAGCCTGTGAGCAAACCT GGAGCACAGTTTCCTCTACTGTGACGGCTACGAGTGCTTCCCATGCAACCCAGAGCTTAGCAACGTCATCCACAGTGAAAACATCAACCGTCACACCCCAGCTTCAAACGACAACACAGATGACCACCAGTCTTACTTCAGCTTCACCACAGACTGCCACAGCAGAGAAGACCGGCCCGAGCAGCGCTCCCCTGAACACGACGACCAGCCAAACGTCCAATCAGACCGTCACTCAGAGCCAGACGACCAGCCAAACGTCCAGCCAAACGTCCAATCATACAGTCACTCAGAGCCAGACGGTCCCTCTAACGTCAGAGTCACTGAATGTCACAGCTGGTACATCGGGAAACCAAACCAGTTCAG ATCTTTCAGGCAACAAGGAAAATTACAACTTGGCAGAAAATCCTGGCCTGGTGGCCGTCATCTGCATCTTTACAATTGTCTTTGGCCTCCTGCTGGTGGTTATGATGGTGAAATGTGTCAAATCTTCGAGATCTGACTTTGAGAGGCTCGAAGACGTTCCCATG gGTAAAGTGAACGAAGCCTCTCCCTTCGCTCAGTACACAAAATGA
- the cist1 gene encoding putative LOC729966 homolog isoform X3, with amino-acid sequence MPAAMHLTVLLSLLTATAWSTVSSTVTATSASHATQSLATSSTVKTSTVTPQLQTTTQMTTSLTSASPQTATAEKTGPSSAPLNTTTSQTSNQTVTQSQTTSQTSSQTSNHTVTQSQTVPLTSESLNVTAGTSGNQTSSDLSGNKENYNLAENPGLVAVICIFTIVFGLLLVVMMVKCVKSSRSDFERLEDVPMGKVNEASPFAQYTK; translated from the exons ATGCCGGCAGCGATGCACCTCACTGTCCTGCTTTCCCTGCTCACAGCGACAGCCT GGAGCACAGTTTCCTCTACTGTGACGGCTACGAGTGCTTCCCATGCAACCCAGAGCTTAGCAACGTCATCCACAGTGAAAACATCAACCGTCACACCCCAGCTTCAAACGACAACACAGATGACCACCAGTCTTACTTCAGCTTCACCACAGACTGCCACAGCAGAGAAGACCGGCCCGAGCAGCGCTCCCCTGAACACGACGACCAGCCAAACGTCCAATCAGACCGTCACTCAGAGCCAGACGACCAGCCAAACGTCCAGCCAAACGTCCAATCATACAGTCACTCAGAGCCAGACGGTCCCTCTAACGTCAGAGTCACTGAATGTCACAGCTGGTACATCGGGAAACCAAACCAGTTCAG ATCTTTCAGGCAACAAGGAAAATTACAACTTGGCAGAAAATCCTGGCCTGGTGGCCGTCATCTGCATCTTTACAATTGTCTTTGGCCTCCTGCTGGTGGTTATGATGGTGAAATGTGTCAAATCTTCGAGATCTGACTTTGAGAGGCTCGAAGACGTTCCCATG gGTAAAGTGAACGAAGCCTCTCCCTTCGCTCAGTACACAAAATGA
- the cist1 gene encoding putative LOC729966 homolog isoform X1, whose amino-acid sequence MTEQQMLPLSTCRQRCTSLSCFPCSQRQPVSAGSTVSSTVTATSASHATQSLATSSTVKTSTVTPQLQTTTQMTTSLTSASPQTATAEKTGPSSAPLNTTTSQTSNQTVTQSQTTSQTSSQTSNHTVTQSQTVPLTSESLNVTAGTSGNQTSSDLSGNKENYNLAENPGLVAVICIFTIVFGLLLVVMMVKCVKSSRSDFERLEDVPMGKVNEASPFAQYTK is encoded by the exons ATGACGGAGCAGCAGATGCTTCCTCTCTCAACATGCCGGCAGCGATGCACCTCACTGTCCTGCTTTCCCTGCTCACAGCGACAGCCTGTGAGC GCAGGGAGCACAGTTTCCTCTACTGTGACGGCTACGAGTGCTTCCCATGCAACCCAGAGCTTAGCAACGTCATCCACAGTGAAAACATCAACCGTCACACCCCAGCTTCAAACGACAACACAGATGACCACCAGTCTTACTTCAGCTTCACCACAGACTGCCACAGCAGAGAAGACCGGCCCGAGCAGCGCTCCCCTGAACACGACGACCAGCCAAACGTCCAATCAGACCGTCACTCAGAGCCAGACGACCAGCCAAACGTCCAGCCAAACGTCCAATCATACAGTCACTCAGAGCCAGACGGTCCCTCTAACGTCAGAGTCACTGAATGTCACAGCTGGTACATCGGGAAACCAAACCAGTTCAG ATCTTTCAGGCAACAAGGAAAATTACAACTTGGCAGAAAATCCTGGCCTGGTGGCCGTCATCTGCATCTTTACAATTGTCTTTGGCCTCCTGCTGGTGGTTATGATGGTGAAATGTGTCAAATCTTCGAGATCTGACTTTGAGAGGCTCGAAGACGTTCCCATG gGTAAAGTGAACGAAGCCTCTCCCTTCGCTCAGTACACAAAATGA